The Zobellia alginiliquefaciens genome contains a region encoding:
- a CDS encoding Gfo/Idh/MocA family protein — protein MKNISRRSFNTKLSQGLAGTALLGSVGLGYGFSAGTEKKKLGIALVGLGGYSTGQLAPALQDTEHCYLAGIVTGTPAKEKLWMDKYNIPKKNVYNYENFDTIANNEDIDIVYVVLPNSMHAEFSIRAAKAGKHVICEKPMAVSVKECDAIMNACNDAGVKLGVGYRMQSDPYTNEIKRMVKEKPFGDVRYVSSDAGYISRGNPDQWRLNHVLSGGGALMNMGVYSIQSNIYGTGQNPISVAAQEFSSKPEYFKDTDETITAQMGFPDGVVGNLFTSHNANANRLFVSFEKGWAELNPCHSYGPLSGRTSEGKEIKFPHQRQQKLQMDDFAKHIMMGTTNYAPGEMGKRDMIIVEAIYKSIKEGGKTISLDLGDMGIVRA, from the coding sequence ATGAAAAATATATCAAGAAGAAGCTTTAATACCAAACTATCGCAGGGCCTGGCCGGTACAGCACTTTTAGGTAGCGTTGGGTTGGGCTATGGATTTTCAGCAGGAACGGAAAAAAAGAAACTAGGCATAGCTTTAGTAGGGCTAGGAGGCTACAGCACGGGGCAATTAGCACCTGCTCTACAAGATACGGAACATTGTTATTTGGCGGGTATTGTTACCGGAACCCCGGCAAAAGAAAAACTATGGATGGATAAGTACAACATTCCCAAAAAGAATGTTTACAATTATGAGAATTTTGATACGATAGCCAATAATGAAGATATTGATATTGTTTACGTAGTGCTTCCCAACAGTATGCATGCCGAGTTTAGCATCCGTGCAGCAAAGGCGGGTAAACATGTCATCTGTGAAAAGCCAATGGCAGTCAGTGTAAAGGAATGTGATGCTATTATGAATGCTTGTAATGATGCCGGAGTAAAATTGGGTGTAGGATATCGGATGCAATCGGACCCTTATACCAATGAGATTAAACGTATGGTAAAAGAGAAGCCTTTTGGTGATGTACGTTACGTATCTTCGGATGCAGGCTATATTTCTCGGGGAAATCCAGATCAGTGGCGTTTAAATCATGTCCTGTCTGGAGGTGGCGCATTAATGAATATGGGCGTGTATTCCATACAAAGTAATATATATGGTACAGGTCAAAATCCGATATCCGTGGCTGCACAAGAGTTCAGCTCTAAACCGGAGTATTTTAAGGATACAGATGAAACCATAACCGCGCAGATGGGTTTTCCTGATGGGGTAGTAGGAAATTTGTTTACCTCTCATAATGCAAACGCGAATCGCCTTTTTGTTTCTTTTGAAAAAGGATGGGCAGAACTGAACCCATGTCACAGTTACGGACCATTAAGCGGACGCACATCCGAAGGAAAGGAAATAAAATTCCCGCATCAAAGACAACAAAAGTTGCAGATGGATGATTTTGCCAAACATATAATGATGGGTACCACCAATTATGCACCGGGTGAGATGGGCAAGCGAGATATGATAATTGTAGAAGCTATATACAAATCCATTAAAGAGGGAGGAAAAACCATTTCGTTAGACTTAGGAGATATGGGTATCGTAAGGGCGTAA
- a CDS encoding fasciclin domain-containing protein encodes MKMMITVKFLKNLTSLILVLAMAIGCSNDSDPIDDVDQEEVAQEQTEEEEEITEEETAEEEEEETSEEESLLNAVEFIDSEESLSMSSDALNAIDNTLTDALSNESGTVTFFVPSNEAFANFLESLKEYAAVLDFDEELEKEILAQVLKYHAVIGGANFSTELSNGTILETLQSEEIKIMVDGDVYIIDTTEIDAKITEADIQVANGVIHIIDKVLIPEAVLADLFPESPSSLMELINGNEDLSMFAEAIEEADLESRFNDGDLTVFAPTNEAIEELFNTLGDDYNSFSDFSNILEQQALREIILGHAVAQVIPRSELKVGSLPTLIEDDAVDVVEGSGGLALQDASEFKANFVEFDIEASNGVIHTIDKILIPQKALLILN; translated from the coding sequence ATGAAAATGATGATTACTGTAAAATTTCTAAAAAATCTAACCTCTTTAATTTTGGTTTTGGCAATGGCCATAGGGTGTTCAAATGACAGTGACCCTATTGATGATGTGGATCAAGAAGAGGTGGCCCAAGAACAAACGGAAGAGGAAGAAGAAATTACCGAAGAAGAGACTGCAGAAGAAGAGGAGGAGGAAACCTCAGAGGAAGAATCCTTATTGAATGCCGTAGAGTTTATTGATTCTGAAGAGAGTTTGTCCATGTCTTCAGATGCCTTGAATGCTATTGACAATACCCTTACGGATGCTCTTTCCAACGAAAGTGGAACGGTTACATTTTTTGTGCCAAGTAATGAGGCTTTTGCCAATTTTTTAGAATCTTTAAAAGAGTACGCGGCTGTTCTGGATTTTGATGAGGAACTAGAGAAAGAGATTCTTGCCCAAGTATTAAAATACCATGCTGTTATTGGTGGAGCCAATTTCTCAACTGAACTGTCTAACGGAACCATTTTGGAAACGTTGCAATCTGAAGAGATAAAAATTATGGTAGATGGTGATGTTTATATTATTGATACCACAGAGATCGACGCAAAGATTACCGAAGCGGATATTCAAGTTGCCAATGGAGTTATCCATATCATTGATAAAGTTTTGATTCCAGAGGCCGTTCTTGCCGATTTATTTCCAGAATCCCCATCTTCACTAATGGAGTTGATAAATGGGAACGAAGACCTTTCTATGTTCGCTGAGGCCATTGAAGAAGCAGATTTGGAAAGTAGATTCAATGATGGTGACTTAACTGTTTTTGCTCCAACGAACGAAGCCATTGAGGAATTGTTCAATACACTTGGTGACGATTATAATTCGTTTTCGGATTTTTCTAACATATTGGAACAGCAGGCGTTAAGAGAGATAATTTTAGGCCATGCCGTGGCACAGGTTATTCCGCGTAGCGAGTTAAAAGTAGGCTCGCTTCCCACTTTGATTGAAGATGATGCAGTAGATGTAGTTGAAGGTTCTGGCGGACTTGCGCTACAGGATGCTTCTGAGTTTAAGGCCAATTTTGTGGAGTTTGATATTGAGGCATCAAATGGAGTTATTCATACCATAGATAAAATTCTTATTCCACAAAAAGCACTTTTGATTCTTAACTAG
- a CDS encoding SGNH/GDSL hydrolase family protein yields MKLKPTLLALLMGLGIINGIKGQDWPNLSQFKEDNAKLAKPSTDENRVVFMGNSITIGWLNSRPEFFANKPYVNRGISGQTTPQMLVRFRQDVIDLQPKVMVLLAGTNDIAGNTGPSTLEMIMNNIKSMADLAAANDIKVILSSTLPAFNYPWKPGVEPAQKIVDLNKMIKAYAEEKGHIYLDYFSALADERNGLPKKYAKDGVHPTVEGYKVMEPLVEKAIADALQN; encoded by the coding sequence ATGAAACTTAAACCAACACTACTTGCTTTATTAATGGGACTAGGAATAATTAATGGGATAAAGGGACAAGATTGGCCCAATTTGAGTCAATTTAAAGAAGACAATGCTAAACTTGCCAAACCCTCAACAGATGAAAACCGAGTTGTTTTTATGGGAAATTCCATTACCATAGGTTGGCTCAACTCAAGACCGGAATTCTTTGCTAACAAACCATATGTAAATAGAGGTATTAGCGGTCAGACTACTCCACAAATGTTAGTACGTTTCAGACAAGATGTAATTGATTTACAACCCAAAGTAATGGTTCTCTTAGCGGGTACTAACGATATAGCGGGCAATACAGGGCCGTCAACTCTTGAGATGATTATGAACAATATTAAATCTATGGCAGACTTAGCAGCAGCAAATGACATTAAAGTAATTTTGTCTTCCACTTTACCTGCTTTTAATTATCCATGGAAACCAGGAGTGGAGCCTGCCCAAAAAATTGTGGATTTAAACAAGATGATCAAAGCTTATGCTGAAGAAAAAGGTCATATTTATCTCGATTACTTTTCTGCATTGGCAGACGAGCGCAATGGACTACCAAAAAAATATGCAAAAGATGGTGTACACCCCACTGTTGAAGGTTACAAAGTAATGGAGCCCCTTGTAGAAAAAGCTATTGCCGATGCATTGCAAAATT
- a CDS encoding cytochrome-c peroxidase: MNKFLLFFLSIFCILSCKNKNEELAKVDHVETTDWSYAQEFYIKNMTKAVDLIDTLSKMDAESDEAKKIFKELRVAFKKAEPYASYLNPEVGHRANGPALPVFAEDTERILNPIGLQKIEESIYEGGESPAVFKKETVLTKGLMVNLLKNVTERDLSAERFFIATHQQLLRIISLGISGFDTPVSGLGLSESVVSLRGLEEVYDHTLRDLIQDKNSDLDTNFHQNIEKAVDFLQKNTDFNTFDRYTFIRDYMNPITRNWVSIRKESGLWEGVNNKPFNFDAPTFFEKDAFNLEYFTPPINRNPSEKQIALGEKLFFDPNLSQTKSMACVTCHIPEKAYTDGIAVNNGNNGSPLQRNTPTLINSAFQKSFFWDGRAENILDQISMVFNNEQEFNTGVHEFSTDILKDTTYHVLFKDAFGRISNRNTDIIKAISSYISTLNGFDSKFDRNMRAEEDTFTKEEKLGMNLFMGKALCATCHFMPLTNGTVPPFYAETEKEVIGVPETAENKMLDDDLGFYWRYNKAEHLGMFKTPTVRNSEFTGPYMHNGVYNTLEEVMNFYNKGGGGGMGFELEHQTLPFDELELTPEEQKAIISFLKTMTDTNVDKEEIPQIAEVTP, encoded by the coding sequence ATGAATAAATTTCTCCTCTTTTTTTTATCGATATTTTGTATTCTTTCCTGTAAAAATAAAAATGAAGAACTAGCAAAAGTTGACCATGTCGAAACTACCGACTGGAGCTATGCACAAGAGTTCTATATAAAAAATATGACCAAGGCGGTAGATTTGATCGATACCTTGAGTAAAATGGATGCAGAAAGCGACGAGGCTAAAAAAATCTTCAAAGAGCTCCGCGTTGCCTTTAAAAAAGCAGAACCCTATGCATCATATCTAAACCCAGAAGTTGGGCACCGTGCCAATGGGCCCGCTTTACCCGTTTTTGCAGAAGATACAGAACGTATATTGAACCCTATTGGATTACAGAAAATAGAAGAGTCTATTTATGAAGGCGGTGAGTCACCTGCCGTTTTTAAAAAAGAAACGGTTTTGACCAAAGGTTTGATGGTCAATTTATTGAAAAATGTTACCGAACGGGATTTAAGTGCCGAGCGTTTTTTTATAGCCACTCATCAACAACTTTTACGAATCATTAGTTTAGGTATTTCAGGTTTTGACACACCGGTAAGCGGTTTGGGACTTTCAGAAAGTGTGGTCTCGTTGCGAGGGTTGGAAGAGGTTTATGACCATACATTGCGTGATTTAATACAAGATAAAAACAGTGATTTAGATACTAATTTTCATCAAAACATAGAAAAAGCCGTAGATTTTCTTCAAAAAAACACAGATTTCAACACTTTTGACCGCTACACCTTTATACGGGATTATATGAATCCTATTACGCGTAATTGGGTGAGTATAAGAAAAGAAAGTGGTCTTTGGGAGGGGGTAAATAACAAACCTTTCAATTTTGATGCGCCTACTTTCTTTGAAAAAGATGCTTTTAACCTGGAATACTTTACCCCTCCAATTAATAGAAATCCATCAGAAAAACAGATTGCACTTGGCGAAAAATTATTCTTTGACCCTAACTTGTCGCAAACAAAAAGCATGGCATGTGTTACGTGTCACATACCCGAAAAAGCATATACTGACGGTATTGCCGTAAACAACGGAAATAATGGGAGTCCGTTGCAACGAAATACGCCAACTCTGATTAATTCCGCTTTTCAAAAAAGCTTTTTTTGGGACGGTCGTGCAGAGAATATTCTTGATCAAATTTCTATGGTATTCAACAACGAACAAGAATTCAATACGGGCGTTCATGAATTTTCTACCGATATTTTAAAGGATACTACCTACCACGTTTTGTTCAAAGATGCTTTTGGTAGAATCTCCAATAGAAATACAGATATTATTAAAGCCATATCTTCTTATATCTCCACTTTAAATGGGTTTGATTCCAAATTCGACAGGAATATGAGGGCAGAGGAAGATACGTTTACAAAAGAGGAAAAATTGGGTATGAACCTGTTTATGGGTAAAGCGCTTTGTGCAACCTGTCACTTTATGCCATTGACGAACGGAACGGTGCCACCTTTCTATGCAGAGACTGAAAAAGAGGTTATTGGAGTTCCGGAAACTGCTGAAAACAAGATGTTAGATGATGACCTAGGTTTTTATTGGCGCTATAATAAGGCGGAACATTTGGGTATGTTCAAAACACCTACAGTTAGAAATTCCGAATTCACTGGACCTTATATGCACAACGGAGTTTACAATACGTTGGAAGAAGTTATGAATTTTTACAACAAAGGAGGTGGCGGAGGCATGGGCTTTGAACTAGAGCATCAGACCTTGCCTTTTGATGAACTGGAGCTGACCCCAGAAGAGCAAAAAGCTATTATTTCGTTTTTGAAAACCATGACAGATACAAATGTTGATAAAGAGGAAATACCTCAAATAGCCGAAGTTACACCTTAA